A window from Peromyscus eremicus chromosome 5, PerEre_H2_v1, whole genome shotgun sequence encodes these proteins:
- the LOC131911430 gene encoding aldo-keto reductase family 1 member C13-like isoform X1 — protein sequence MSSKQQHVKLNDGHFIPALGFGTYKPEEVPENKPLEAINLAIEAGFRHIDTAYVYQTEKDVGQAIRSKIAAGIVKREDIFVVTKLWCTFFRPELVRSNLEKSLKNLQLDYVDLYIIHYPVPMKPGENLFPEDEHGKTLLDTVDICATWEAMEKCKDAGLVKSIGVSNFNSRQLEKILNKPGLKYKPVCNQPTIWKKRQNCTSLSLPLSSLLPKKFVSTLKSSVHVECHLYLNQSKLLNYCKSKNIVLVAYCALGSQRPKRWVDPNSPVLLNDPVLCDMAKKHKRSPAQIALRYHLQRGIVVLAQSYKENEIKENLQVLEFELPLEDMKILDSLNRNLRYAPAPFGEGHPEYPFSDEF from the exons ATGAGTTCCAAGCAGCAACACGTGAAACTAAATGATGGCCACTTCATTCCAGCACTGGGCTTTGGCACATATAAACCCGAAGAG GTTCCTGAAAATAAGCCCCTGGAGGCTATAAATTTAGCTATAGAGGCTGGGTTCCGCCATATCGATACTGCTTATGTGTATCAAACAGAAAAAGATGTAGGGCAGGCTATTCGAAGCAAGATTGCAGCTGGCATTGTGAAGAGGGAAGACATATTCGTTGTTACAAAG CTTTGGTGCACTTTCTTTAGACCAGAGCTGGTTCGATCTAACTTGGAAAAATCATTGAAAAACCTTCAACTGGATTATGTTGACCTCTATATCATTCATTACCCAGTGCCAATGAAG CCAGGGGAGAATCTGTTTCCAGAAGATGAACATGGGAAAACGTTATTGGACACTGTGGATATCTGTGCCACATGGGAG GCCATGGAGAAGTGTAAGGATGCAGGATTGGTCAAGTCCATTGGAGTGTCCAACTTTAATAGCAGGCAGCTGGAGAAAATCCTGAATAAGCCTGGGCTTAAGTACAAGCCTGTCTGTAACCAG CCAACGatctggaagaagaggcagaactGCACCTCTCtatcccttcctctttcttctttgttgcCCAAGAAGTTTGTCTCTACTTTGAAGTCATCTGTACAT GTGGAATGCCATCTTTACCTGAACCAGAGCAAGCTGTTGAACTACTGCAAGTCAAAGAACATTGTTCTAGTTGCCTACTGTGCTCTTGGATCTCAGCGTCCTAAACGATG GGTGGATCCAAACTCCCCAGTTCTCTTGAATGATCCAGTTCTTTGTGACATGGCGAAAAAACACAAGCGAAGTCCAGCCCAGATTGCTCTTCGTTACCATCTTCAACGTGGAATTGTGGTCCTTGCCCAGAGttacaaagaaaatgagataaaagaGAACTTACAG GTACTTGAATTTGAACTGCCATTGGAGGATATGAAAATCCTAGATAGCCTGAACAGAAATTTAAGATATGCACCTGCTCCATT tgGTGAGGGCCACCCAGAATACCCCTTTTCTGATGAATTTTAA
- the LOC131911430 gene encoding aldo-keto reductase family 1 member C13-like isoform X2, translating to MSSKQQHVKLNDGHFIPALGFGTYKPEEVPENKPLEAINLAIEAGFRHIDTAYVYQTEKDVGQAIRSKIAAGIVKREDIFVVTKLWCTFFRPELVRSNLEKSLKNLQLDYVDLYIIHYPVPMKPGENLFPEDEHGKTLLDTVDICATWEAMEKCKDAGLVKSIGVSNFNSRQLEKILNKPGLKYKPVCNQVECHLYLNQSKLLNYCKSKNIVLVAYCALGSQRPKRWVDPNSPVLLNDPVLCDMAKKHKRSPAQIALRYHLQRGIVVLAQSYKENEIKENLQVLEFELPLEDMKILDSLNRNLRYAPAPFGEGHPEYPFSDEF from the exons ATGAGTTCCAAGCAGCAACACGTGAAACTAAATGATGGCCACTTCATTCCAGCACTGGGCTTTGGCACATATAAACCCGAAGAG GTTCCTGAAAATAAGCCCCTGGAGGCTATAAATTTAGCTATAGAGGCTGGGTTCCGCCATATCGATACTGCTTATGTGTATCAAACAGAAAAAGATGTAGGGCAGGCTATTCGAAGCAAGATTGCAGCTGGCATTGTGAAGAGGGAAGACATATTCGTTGTTACAAAG CTTTGGTGCACTTTCTTTAGACCAGAGCTGGTTCGATCTAACTTGGAAAAATCATTGAAAAACCTTCAACTGGATTATGTTGACCTCTATATCATTCATTACCCAGTGCCAATGAAG CCAGGGGAGAATCTGTTTCCAGAAGATGAACATGGGAAAACGTTATTGGACACTGTGGATATCTGTGCCACATGGGAG GCCATGGAGAAGTGTAAGGATGCAGGATTGGTCAAGTCCATTGGAGTGTCCAACTTTAATAGCAGGCAGCTGGAGAAAATCCTGAATAAGCCTGGGCTTAAGTACAAGCCTGTCTGTAACCAG GTGGAATGCCATCTTTACCTGAACCAGAGCAAGCTGTTGAACTACTGCAAGTCAAAGAACATTGTTCTAGTTGCCTACTGTGCTCTTGGATCTCAGCGTCCTAAACGATG GGTGGATCCAAACTCCCCAGTTCTCTTGAATGATCCAGTTCTTTGTGACATGGCGAAAAAACACAAGCGAAGTCCAGCCCAGATTGCTCTTCGTTACCATCTTCAACGTGGAATTGTGGTCCTTGCCCAGAGttacaaagaaaatgagataaaagaGAACTTACAG GTACTTGAATTTGAACTGCCATTGGAGGATATGAAAATCCTAGATAGCCTGAACAGAAATTTAAGATATGCACCTGCTCCATT tgGTGAGGGCCACCCAGAATACCCCTTTTCTGATGAATTTTAA